In Allocoprobacillus halotolerans, a genomic segment contains:
- a CDS encoding adenine deaminase C-terminal domain-containing protein, translating into MWEKWACDTCFGEKYFAKKGAIATSWAHDHHNIMILGNNVEDMIKAQHQLLDQQGGYLVVENQKVQANALLNVGGIISDQPLDCLAKDLCEVRKAMEHLGYIHDNAIMSFSTLSLPVSPELKVTDYGMMDTYHQTIVPLMEEYDENTD; encoded by the coding sequence ATATGGGAAAAATGGGCATGTGACACATGCTTTGGTGAAAAATACTTTGCAAAAAAAGGAGCTATTGCAACGAGTTGGGCTCATGATCATCACAATATCATGATTTTAGGAAATAATGTAGAAGATATGATCAAGGCACAACATCAACTGTTAGATCAGCAAGGTGGTTATCTGGTTGTTGAAAATCAAAAAGTTCAAGCCAATGCTCTGTTGAATGTAGGTGGTATTATCAGTGATCAGCCACTTGATTGTCTTGCTAAAGATTTGTGTGAAGTTAGAAAAGCTATGGAACATTTAGGATATATCCATGATAATGCGATTATGTCTTTTTCAACTTTATCTTTACCAGTTTCACCAGAACTAAAGGTAACGGATTATGGAATGATGGATACTTATCATCAAACAATTGTACCACTTATGGAGGAATATGATGAAAACACTGATTAA